The following coding sequences are from one Hyphomicrobiales bacterium window:
- the clpS gene encoding ATP-dependent Clp protease adapter ClpS codes for MPKTTLSSEGADGGDDDDTGSGTAVITRTKPKVKRPNLYRVLLLNDDYTPMEFVVHVLERFFRKTRDEATQIMLHVHQNGVGECGVYTYEVAETKVTQVMDFARQNQHPLQCVMEKK; via the coding sequence ATCCCAAAGACAACGCTTTCTAGCGAGGGCGCCGATGGGGGTGATGATGACGATACCGGCAGCGGTACGGCCGTCATCACGCGCACCAAACCCAAGGTCAAACGCCCCAATCTGTACCGGGTATTGCTGCTCAATGATGATTACACACCGATGGAGTTCGTCGTGCACGTGCTTGAGCGGTTCTTTCGCAAGACCCGTGATGAAGCGACCCAGATCATGCTGCATGTCCATCAGAACGGTGTGGGCGAATGCGGCGTCTACACCTACGAAGTGGCGGAGACCAAAGTGACTCAAGTCATGGATTTCGCCCGACAGAATCAGCACCCTTTGCAATGCGTTATGGAAAAAAAGTGA
- a CDS encoding phasin family protein, with amino-acid sequence MMTNFDDIQKTGKENMDLAMASVAAMSKGVQALALETQDYSKKAMETGSAAMEDLLAAKSLDKAVEVQSDYMKSAYEAFVGQATKVNEMVVDLAKETYKPYEGMFAKVAK; translated from the coding sequence ATGATGACGAATTTCGACGATATCCAGAAGACCGGCAAAGAAAACATGGACTTGGCGATGGCCTCAGTGGCCGCTATGTCCAAAGGCGTTCAGGCGCTGGCCCTGGAAACCCAGGATTATTCCAAGAAAGCCATGGAAACCGGTTCTGCCGCCATGGAAGACCTGCTTGCAGCCAAGTCGCTCGACAAAGCTGTTGAAGTGCAGTCCGATTACATGAAGTCCGCTTACGAAGCGTTCGTTGGCCAGGCAACCAAAGTCAACGAAATGGTCGTCGACCTCGCCAAAGAAACCTACAAGCCTTATGAAGGCATGTTCGCCAAAGTGGCCAAATAA